A single region of the Marinobacter salinisoli genome encodes:
- a CDS encoding YecA/YgfB family protein, with protein sequence MLSNSDIEALEDILFAEPWGEDALDFFGLHGVVCASVVGPVTLSAEDTFRLATGSEHVPDNGVPETFKRCAEQLSQGMAHALDMGQSLELPEPEDGDPMNALENWCAGFVDTFLEYEEEWLEVASEEEIADLLVPMLTLSGLFEDEDFENARKSEKLSQQMADAIPDALTDLYLQFHAPD encoded by the coding sequence ATGCTATCCAATTCCGACATCGAAGCACTGGAAGACATTCTGTTTGCTGAGCCCTGGGGCGAAGACGCCCTCGACTTCTTTGGCCTGCACGGGGTGGTATGTGCCAGTGTCGTCGGCCCGGTGACGCTATCAGCAGAAGACACCTTCCGGCTCGCCACGGGCAGTGAACACGTGCCCGACAATGGCGTTCCGGAAACCTTCAAGCGGTGCGCTGAGCAGCTCAGCCAGGGTATGGCCCATGCCCTTGATATGGGCCAATCACTGGAACTGCCGGAGCCCGAAGACGGTGATCCGATGAACGCACTGGAGAACTGGTGCGCGGGCTTTGTTGACACCTTCCTGGAATACGAGGAGGAGTGGCTGGAAGTTGCATCCGAAGAGGAAATCGCGGATCTGCTGGTGCCAATGCTGACACTGTCAGGGTTGTTCGAGGACGAAGACTTTGAGAACGCCCGCAAGAGCGAAAAGCTGTCGCAGCAGATGGCCGATGCGATTCCTGACGCTCTGACCGACCTCTACCTGCAATTCCACGCCCCGGATTAA
- the rne gene encoding ribonuclease E, whose protein sequence is MKRMLINATHPEELRVALVDGQRLFDLDIESSSREQKKANIYKGRITRVEPSLEAAFVDFGAERHGFLPLKEISKEYFKKSPGQIEGKINIKDAVSEGQEVIVQVDKEERGNKGAALTTFISLAGRYLVLMPNNPRAGGISRRIEGEERTQLKEAMNDVQVPKSMGIIVRTAGIGRNTEELQWDLDYLVQFWEAITQAASERKAPFLIHQESNVIIRAVRDYLRQDIGEVLIDAANVYEDVLSFVRAVMPTFENKIKLYKDEIPLFSRYQIEGQIETAFEREVKLPSGGSIVIDPTEALVSIDINSSRATKGQDIEETALQTNLEAAEEIARQLRLRDMGGLIVIDFIDMTPAKHQREVEQKIREALEIDRARVQVGKISRFGLLEMSRQRLRPSLGETRSEVCPRCEGQGTIRGIESLALSIMRLIYEESSKEKTGEVRAVVPVSVATFLLNEKRKQLADIESLQKVSVVVVPVPNMETPHFEVLRLREDETTPEHVSSHQVALEYNEREEETLVTASPERPVREQAAVKAIRPKAPAPAATASEAAPAQAAEQETGLFRRLGRKIANFFGAEDEQPQEAQQQGSASREDRRNQHRQDRRKTRVARDDQRSGGKRSGSERRQGGQQSRTDDSRERNRNRSEDQSRKPQSRQSAEKGPESKSADGRKDGQSRGRNRNKQQREQKDNREQKGQQETAKKPASGEKQGAENKQRKPRRQRGRDGTPSEAPSTTPAERKNARSEKHQRDTQPEKPRSSDETAQTAVNEAPQPQQAQAPAPQEKPAAKEPAKAEKTEKTEKPEQTPTQKPSDQAPEAKPANTAESGEQKAAKTDETTKAPERAEKPRAQRRAKSEATGKNASQPKDGGDTKPRRSDDKAQDGAVAPEAPVKAEAPKTSERVDGNKARDEAAASKTATDKAKTPAKSEGDTDASAATAKTPAAEAKAPAREQAPEAKQQPAPAPKQEPVSDKAPSKPTAETDKTGAAEATQTVDTAKPAEGQTKEAPAKSSAPEPKPTAQEKPAAQEKPDPKPEKQEPAEKQQAKSAEKPTETSKPAEPDVPVTPGRAYNDPREVRKRQRAAEAAKKAGSN, encoded by the coding sequence CCCGCGTGGAACCCAGCCTGGAAGCCGCTTTTGTCGACTTCGGTGCTGAACGGCACGGCTTTCTGCCCCTGAAAGAAATCTCCAAAGAGTATTTCAAGAAATCGCCGGGCCAGATCGAAGGCAAGATCAACATCAAAGACGCGGTTTCCGAAGGCCAGGAAGTGATTGTCCAGGTCGACAAGGAAGAGCGCGGCAACAAAGGTGCAGCACTCACCACGTTCATTTCACTCGCCGGGCGTTACCTGGTACTGATGCCCAACAACCCGCGGGCCGGAGGCATTTCCCGCAGGATCGAAGGCGAAGAACGCACGCAACTGAAGGAAGCCATGAACGACGTGCAAGTCCCTAAATCCATGGGGATCATTGTGCGCACGGCGGGTATCGGCCGGAATACCGAAGAACTTCAGTGGGATCTGGACTACCTGGTGCAGTTCTGGGAAGCCATTACCCAGGCTGCCAGCGAGCGCAAGGCACCTTTCCTGATTCACCAGGAAAGCAACGTCATTATCCGTGCGGTGCGCGATTACCTTCGCCAGGATATCGGCGAAGTTCTGATTGACGCCGCCAACGTGTACGAAGACGTACTGAGTTTCGTCCGTGCGGTGATGCCCACCTTCGAGAACAAGATCAAGCTCTACAAGGACGAGATCCCGCTGTTCAGCCGGTACCAGATCGAAGGCCAGATCGAAACCGCTTTCGAGCGCGAAGTAAAACTTCCGTCCGGCGGCTCGATCGTCATCGACCCGACAGAAGCCTTGGTGTCCATCGACATCAACTCCTCCCGCGCCACCAAGGGCCAGGACATCGAAGAAACCGCCCTGCAAACCAATCTGGAAGCAGCCGAAGAGATTGCCCGTCAGTTGCGCCTGCGGGACATGGGCGGCCTCATCGTGATCGATTTCATCGATATGACGCCTGCCAAGCATCAGCGCGAAGTGGAACAGAAAATCCGCGAAGCCCTGGAGATTGACCGGGCACGAGTGCAAGTTGGCAAGATTTCTCGCTTCGGCCTGCTCGAAATGTCCCGTCAGCGCTTGCGCCCGTCTCTTGGCGAAACCCGCAGCGAAGTCTGCCCCCGCTGTGAAGGCCAGGGCACAATCCGCGGCATTGAATCACTCGCGCTGAGCATCATGCGCCTGATTTACGAAGAGTCCTCCAAAGAGAAAACCGGCGAAGTCCGCGCGGTCGTTCCAGTCTCTGTCGCCACCTTCCTGCTGAACGAAAAACGCAAACAGCTCGCCGATATAGAGAGCCTGCAAAAAGTCAGCGTTGTGGTTGTACCAGTACCGAACATGGAAACGCCACATTTCGAGGTACTTCGTCTTCGCGAAGACGAAACAACACCCGAGCACGTTTCCAGTCACCAGGTAGCCCTGGAATACAACGAGCGCGAAGAAGAAACCTTAGTTACTGCATCGCCTGAGCGCCCGGTACGCGAACAAGCTGCCGTTAAGGCCATTCGCCCCAAGGCACCAGCACCGGCAGCAACCGCAAGCGAGGCAGCGCCGGCACAGGCCGCAGAACAGGAAACCGGCCTGTTCCGTCGTCTTGGTCGCAAGATCGCCAACTTCTTCGGGGCTGAAGATGAACAGCCCCAAGAGGCTCAGCAGCAAGGCAGTGCTAGCCGGGAAGACCGTCGGAACCAGCACCGCCAAGACCGTCGGAAAACCCGTGTAGCACGAGACGACCAACGCTCGGGTGGTAAGCGGAGCGGCAGTGAGCGTCGCCAGGGCGGACAGCAAAGCCGCACCGATGACAGCCGTGAGCGCAACCGCAATCGCAGCGAAGATCAGAGTCGCAAGCCACAGAGCCGTCAAAGCGCGGAAAAGGGTCCCGAATCCAAGAGTGCGGACGGTCGCAAGGACGGCCAAAGTCGCGGACGTAACCGCAACAAGCAGCAGCGGGAACAGAAAGACAACCGCGAGCAGAAGGGCCAGCAGGAAACTGCCAAGAAGCCCGCAAGTGGCGAAAAGCAGGGCGCTGAAAATAAGCAGCGCAAGCCGCGACGCCAGCGCGGACGCGATGGCACGCCGAGCGAAGCGCCCTCCACAACGCCAGCGGAGCGTAAAAACGCACGCAGCGAAAAGCATCAGCGCGACACTCAGCCAGAAAAACCTCGCAGTTCAGACGAGACTGCCCAGACTGCCGTGAATGAGGCCCCACAGCCGCAACAAGCGCAGGCACCTGCGCCGCAGGAAAAACCCGCGGCAAAAGAGCCAGCCAAGGCCGAAAAAACGGAAAAAACAGAAAAGCCCGAACAGACACCGACTCAGAAGCCATCCGACCAGGCCCCGGAGGCCAAGCCGGCGAACACGGCCGAGAGCGGCGAACAGAAGGCAGCCAAAACCGACGAGACGACAAAAGCGCCCGAACGTGCTGAGAAACCTCGTGCTCAACGCAGAGCCAAATCCGAGGCGACCGGCAAAAACGCCAGCCAGCCGAAAGACGGCGGAGACACCAAGCCCAGACGGAGTGACGATAAGGCACAGGACGGCGCAGTAGCCCCAGAGGCACCCGTGAAAGCCGAAGCGCCGAAGACGTCAGAGCGCGTCGACGGGAACAAGGCTCGGGACGAGGCGGCAGCGTCGAAGACAGCGACGGACAAGGCGAAGACTCCCGCCAAATCTGAGGGCGACACAGACGCCTCCGCGGCAACGGCAAAAACCCCTGCCGCCGAGGCCAAGGCACCGGCCAGAGAACAGGCTCCTGAAGCCAAGCAGCAGCCCGCCCCGGCTCCCAAGCAGGAACCGGTCAGCGATAAAGCACCCTCGAAACCGACTGCTGAGACCGATAAGACGGGGGCCGCTGAAGCCACACAAACGGTCGACACTGCGAAACCGGCTGAAGGGCAAACCAAGGAAGCGCCGGCTAAATCTTCGGCACCCGAGCCAAAGCCGACAGCCCAGGAAAAGCCGGCGGCCCAGGAAAAGCCTGACCCGAAGCCCGAAAAGCAGGAACCGGCTGAAAAACAGCAAGCGAAATCAGCCGAAAAGCCCACTGAAACGTCGAAGCCAGCAGAGCCCGACGTTCCAGTGACGCCGGGGCGGGCCTACAATGACCCAAGGGAAGTTCGCAAACGCCAACGGGCCGCAGAAGCGGCGAAAAAGGCCGGGAGCAACTGA